One part of the Clostridia bacterium genome encodes these proteins:
- the mraZ gene encoding division/cell wall cluster transcriptional repressor MraZ produces the protein MFMGEYQHTIDSKGRVSIPAKFREELGEVFVITKGLDNSLFVYPMEEWRRLEQKLKSLPFTRADARAFARFFFSGAVESELDKQGRVLVPQVLRDHAKINKDVVIIGVSTRIEIWAKEVWEEYSLQAAANYEAIAETMVDLEL, from the coding sequence ATGTTCATGGGTGAATACCAGCACACAATTGACAGTAAAGGCAGGGTCAGCATTCCCGCGAAGTTTCGTGAGGAATTGGGGGAAGTCTTTGTCATCACCAAAGGGCTGGACAACTCGCTTTTCGTTTACCCCATGGAAGAATGGCGCCGGCTGGAACAAAAGCTAAAGAGCTTACCTTTTACACGAGCGGATGCTCGGGCTTTCGCCCGGTTCTTTTTTTCGGGAGCGGTAGAAAGCGAACTGGATAAGCAAGGCCGGGTGCTGGTGCCCCAGGTCCTGAGGGACCATGCGAAGATCAACAAGGATGTAGTGATCATCGGTGTTTCCACCCGGATAGAGATTTGGGCCAAAGAAGTCTGGGAAGAATACAGTCTACAGGCTGCCGCCAATTACGAAGCAATTGCGGAAACCATGGTGGATTTGGAACTTTAA
- a CDS encoding rubredoxin: MAVFKCSNCGYEKETRCKPRKCPECGGKDTFVKQEAK, translated from the coding sequence ATGGCAGTTTTTAAATGCAGCAATTGTGGTTATGAAAAGGAAACCCGTTGCAAGCCTAGAAAGTGTCCTGAATGTGGAGGCAAGGATACCTTTGTAAAACAAGAAGCAAAGTAG
- a CDS encoding VWA domain-containing protein, which produces MRGMKPTQLAENLVEFVHLLRLVGLRISAAEVLDAFRALEQVELAHKPSFKAALQCTLIKRAEDLPVFREVFRVYFAPPEQKQAWVAEGEAKELERQQEIAAAEADLVFQGEPVNLTVEEKLVYASLTQEAKERLKDFLRQSSEGKNVGASFKPLIESLVRGQLQYWQKQGVQNRYPALPDTGNEEWNYLLAQAAEGLQQEYEQLLQEDMRQISEELRPEALRLIHLLSRRLATRLSRRYRQSRQRLRLDLRRTIRHSISSGGTMFRLSYKSKRVAKPQLVLVCDVSGSMKPYVSFIMQFIAGLVSVTSKIETFLFAERLKQTTSWFQKGMDLEDMVERVFGGQQGLGTGTDLYAGLTELRRRHMPLLQRNTIMIIVSDTKTMNGKEAAAELRQIREQVREIVWLNTLPGEVWDRHPTVALFQPYCQMYQCNTIKDLEAIISRQLLTV; this is translated from the coding sequence GTGAGGGGGATGAAACCAACCCAGCTGGCGGAAAACCTGGTGGAATTTGTGCACTTGCTGCGGCTGGTAGGATTAAGGATCAGCGCGGCGGAAGTCCTGGATGCCTTCCGGGCCTTGGAGCAGGTGGAACTGGCCCACAAACCCAGCTTTAAAGCGGCGCTGCAGTGTACTTTGATTAAGAGGGCGGAAGACCTGCCTGTATTCCGGGAGGTGTTCCGGGTTTATTTCGCCCCTCCGGAGCAAAAGCAGGCCTGGGTGGCTGAAGGAGAAGCGAAAGAACTGGAACGGCAGCAAGAAATCGCCGCCGCGGAAGCTGATCTGGTTTTCCAAGGAGAACCGGTCAACTTGACGGTGGAGGAGAAATTGGTATACGCCAGTCTCACGCAAGAAGCTAAAGAGAGGCTGAAGGATTTTCTCCGGCAGAGCTCCGAAGGAAAAAACGTGGGGGCCAGTTTTAAACCCCTCATTGAGAGCCTGGTGCGGGGGCAGCTGCAGTACTGGCAGAAGCAAGGGGTACAAAACCGGTATCCCGCCCTGCCCGATACAGGCAATGAGGAATGGAATTACTTGCTGGCACAAGCAGCGGAAGGCTTGCAGCAGGAATACGAGCAATTGCTGCAGGAAGACATGCGGCAGATCAGCGAAGAACTCCGGCCCGAGGCCCTGCGGTTAATTCACCTCTTGTCAAGACGCCTGGCCACCAGGCTGTCCAGGCGTTACCGGCAGAGCCGGCAGCGGCTGCGCTTGGACCTGCGGCGTACGATCCGGCACAGCATCAGCAGCGGCGGCACCATGTTCCGCCTGAGTTATAAGAGCAAACGGGTCGCCAAGCCTCAACTGGTGCTGGTCTGCGATGTGTCAGGTTCCATGAAGCCCTATGTGTCTTTTATCATGCAGTTTATTGCGGGCTTGGTTTCCGTCACCAGCAAAATCGAGACTTTCCTCTTTGCCGAACGCCTGAAACAGACTACTTCCTGGTTTCAAAAGGGGATGGACTTGGAGGATATGGTGGAAAGGGTCTTCGGGGGCCAGCAAGGCCTGGGGACCGGGACGGATTTATACGCCGGCCTCACTGAACTCCGGCGCCGGCACATGCCCCTGCTGCAGAGGAACACCATCATGATCATCGTCAGTGATACCAAAACCATGAACGGCAAGGAGGCGGCGGCGGAACTCCGGCAAATCCGGGAACAGGTGAGGGAAATCGTTTGGCTGAATACGCTACCGGGTGAAGTGTGGGACAGGCATCCCACCGTGGCCCTTTTCCAGCCTTACTGTCAAATGTACCAGTGTAATACCATTAAAGACCTGGAGGCGATTATCAGCCGCCAGCTGTTGACGGTTTAA
- a CDS encoding MoxR family ATPase has product MELSLIDLKRGFQACGYISDEEIITTVYLALKLEKPLLVTGAPGVGKTEIAKVLSCVFGTDLIRLQCYEGLDENKALYEWNYQKQLLHIQMFKEGGQELKTDIFSREYLLERPLLKAIQCNRKPVLLIDEIDKTDAEFEAFLYEVLSDFQVSIPELGTVKAKQIPMVVLTSNGERELSDGLKRRCLFLYIDYPSLEKELAIVLAKAPGIPEKLAQEVARAMQLIRQKVSVKKKPSIAETLDWARALEALGVSKLDSGVVEKTLNVILKDRQDQELFNEQLGAQGLCRMLAGQGG; this is encoded by the coding sequence ATGGAACTAAGCCTCATTGACCTCAAGCGAGGGTTTCAGGCATGTGGTTATATTTCCGACGAGGAAATCATTACCACCGTCTACCTGGCGTTAAAACTGGAAAAGCCCCTATTGGTCACCGGTGCTCCCGGTGTGGGCAAGACGGAAATCGCCAAGGTCTTGAGCTGTGTGTTTGGCACGGATTTAATCAGGCTGCAGTGCTACGAGGGGCTGGATGAGAATAAGGCCCTGTATGAGTGGAATTACCAGAAGCAGCTGCTGCACATCCAGATGTTCAAAGAAGGGGGCCAAGAACTCAAAACAGACATTTTTTCCCGGGAATACCTGTTGGAGCGCCCGCTGTTAAAAGCCATCCAGTGCAACCGGAAACCGGTGCTGCTCATCGATGAAATAGATAAAACCGATGCGGAGTTCGAAGCCTTTCTGTATGAAGTCTTGTCGGATTTCCAAGTGTCCATTCCCGAGCTGGGTACCGTGAAAGCCAAGCAAATCCCCATGGTGGTGTTAACCAGCAACGGGGAGCGGGAACTGTCCGATGGGCTGAAGAGGCGCTGCCTGTTTTTGTACATCGATTATCCCAGTTTAGAAAAAGAACTGGCCATTGTGCTGGCCAAGGCGCCGGGCATACCGGAGAAGTTGGCCCAGGAGGTGGCCCGGGCTATGCAGCTGATCCGGCAGAAAGTAAGCGTGAAAAAGAAGCCGTCAATTGCGGAGACTTTAGACTGGGCCAGGGCCCTGGAGGCCTTGGGAGTCAGCAAGCTGGACAGCGGCGTCGTGGAAAAGACCCTGAACGTTATTTTGAAAGACCGGCAGGACCAGGAACTCTTTAACGAACAGTTGGGAGCCCAGGGCTTGTGCCGGATGCTGGCCGGTCAAGGAGGTTAA